A DNA window from Hydractinia symbiolongicarpus strain clone_291-10 chromosome 6, HSymV2.1, whole genome shotgun sequence contains the following coding sequences:
- the LOC130647215 gene encoding amiloride-sensitive sodium channel subunit alpha-like, translating to MVKNNSDKIVNELHPLTDCDNLNNSKDVERQKTNNRNSYNVTSSVAKNNRNTRSRKERLIAKANQYSNNFTLHAVSKICNGNWCEKFVWMIIFLACVGLAGYASYSIYNQYLDQDVYLVTETAVTNKNTFPAVTFCIERNEKTYYCGFDINARMPFYLDPNEPCLRTNDETPIREYISRSGSRYWSNNIFEFSCPRTSRCTYEDINRKFFKTSNNVRGSCVTWNPNGTYYNDEAEIDLVVAVLNSKFDSQFQHIEIIIHDKEHDGVFVEKSIRLTPGMNIDIYITKKIIKRLETTYSTKCVKSNSRNIFPGKYSINNCVESHKCIKIYKQCGDIYDHCRKYIPHKIVQQYLRPNITVENVTECLKASNKSVDISNCARPCEETIYDATALSKRSSAVRAQARVSLKYKDKYTYRIEREVVSKTFFDVLSKISGLVAFLVGASVIFVFEFLAYIFIVTLKLCA from the coding sequence caTACAATGTTACGTCATCTGTTGCAAAAAACAACAGGAACACACGAAGTCGAAAAGAACGTCTTATTGCTAAAGCTAACCAGTATTCAAATAACTTTACATTGCACGCAGTGTCTAAAATTTGCAACGGTAATTGGTGTGAGAAATTTGTGTGGATGATAATATTTCTGGCTTGTGTTGGTTTGGCTGGGTATGCATCATACTCCATATACAATCAGTATCTTGACCAAGACGTTTATTTAGTGACTGAAACTGCTGTCACAAATAAAAATACCTTTCCAGCTGTCACCTTTTGTATTGAACGAAACGAGAAGACATATTATTGTGGATTTGATATCAACGCTCGCATGCCATTTTACTTGGATCCAAATGAGCCATGTCTAAGAACCAATGATGAGACCCCAATTCGAGAATACATTAGTAGGTCCGGGTCCAGATATTGGTCTAACAACATATTTGAATTTAGCTGTCCTCGGACCTCACGATGCACATATGAAGATATTAATAGGAAGTTTTTCAAAACATCAAACAACGTTCGTGGTTCTTGTGTAACGTGGAATCCCAATGGAACGTATTATAATGATGAAGCTGAAATTGATCTTGTAGTTGCTGTATTGAACAGCAAGTTCGATTCTCAGTTTCAACAtatcgaaattatcatccacgATAAAGAACACGATGGAGTGTTTGTGGAAAAGTCAATTCGATTGACTCCCGGAATGAATATTGATATTTACATtacgaaaaaaattatcaaacgaTTGGAGACAACATATTCTACGAAatgtgttaaaagcaattcaagaAACATCTTTCCAGGCAAATACTCAATCAACAACTGTGTAGAATCTCACAAATGCATTAAAATTTACAAGCAATGTGGAGACATTTACGATCACTGCCGAAAGTACATACCTCACAAAATTGTCCAACAATATTTGCGTCCCAATATTACTGTAGAAAACGTCACAGAATGCCTTAAGGCTAGTAATAAAAGTGTTGATATTTCTAATTGTGCTCGTCCATGCGAAGAGACTATCTACGATGCCACGGCGTTATCTAAACGTTCCAGCGCGGTTAGAGCCCAAGCGAGGGTATCCTTGAAGTATAAGGACAAGTACACTTATCGCATAGAAAGAGAAGTCGTGTCAAAAACATTCTTCGACGTGCTGTCAAAAATTAGTGGCTTGGTAGCTTTCTTAGTTGGTGCATCGGTGATTTTTGTGTTTGAGTTTTTGGCATACATATTCATTGTAACGTTGAAATTATGTGCATAG